The Sorangiineae bacterium MSr11367 genome window below encodes:
- a CDS encoding formylglycine-generating enzyme family protein, whose translation MTRLSSATARVSARASWGALGSSAGALVLFVVLASSSCSLAFDAGALSQGRSGNAPQDGGGDAPGPDGGNDGAPATSCPGTSGPASVRVGNGAGVSFCIDTTEVTIDQYRLFVNAKNGDTSGQRPECAFNTNYEPQLEDGTPVSDGSSGDTPVTYVDWCDAFAYCAWANKRLCGRVGGGPAPMATPGDPAQSQWMFACSRGGTRAYAYGTAFDTRACNDGAEGVAQVAPVKTFPKCIGGFEGIFDMSGNAGEWEDACNAAGNCLTRGGSSWDFRQPQRDRFACAIPYAPEGDPRSSRYPDLGFRCCAD comes from the coding sequence GTGACACGCCTGAGCAGCGCGACGGCTCGAGTCTCGGCACGCGCCTCGTGGGGCGCCCTCGGTTCTTCCGCGGGCGCCCTCGTCCTTTTTGTCGTTTTGGCCAGCTCGTCGTGTTCCCTCGCCTTCGATGCCGGCGCGCTCTCCCAAGGAAGATCCGGCAACGCGCCGCAGGACGGCGGCGGGGACGCGCCAGGGCCCGACGGAGGCAACGACGGGGCTCCCGCAACATCGTGCCCCGGAACCTCGGGCCCCGCGTCGGTTCGCGTGGGGAACGGGGCGGGCGTCTCCTTTTGCATCGACACGACCGAGGTGACGATCGACCAGTACCGTCTCTTCGTGAACGCGAAGAACGGCGACACCAGCGGCCAGCGGCCCGAGTGCGCCTTCAATACGAATTACGAGCCACAGCTCGAGGATGGCACCCCCGTCTCCGATGGCAGCAGCGGCGACACGCCCGTGACCTACGTCGATTGGTGCGATGCCTTCGCGTACTGCGCATGGGCGAACAAGCGCCTCTGCGGCCGGGTGGGCGGCGGCCCCGCCCCGATGGCCACGCCCGGCGATCCGGCGCAGAGCCAGTGGATGTTCGCCTGCTCGCGCGGCGGCACCCGCGCCTACGCGTACGGCACCGCGTTCGACACCCGCGCATGCAACGACGGCGCAGAGGGCGTGGCCCAGGTTGCCCCGGTGAAGACCTTTCCCAAGTGCATCGGAGGGTTCGAGGGCATCTTCGACATGAGCGGCAACGCCGGCGAGTGGGAGGACGCATGCAACGCGGCCGGCAACTGCCTCACGCGCGGAGGCTCTTCGTGGGACTTCCGCCAGCCCCAACGCGACCGCTTCGCCTGCGCCATTCCCTACGCCCCCGAGGGCGATCCGCGCTCGAGCCGCTACCCCGACCTCGGCTTCCGCTGCTGCGCGGATTGA
- a CDS encoding tetratricopeptide repeat protein, translated as MNQLSAHLDRGWDLAQKGDATGAIACARRALELDPQSPEVHNLLGFSAALAGDCDDALDHYKQAIALDETYLEAMLNAAEILTYPMGEWDEAIAMCEDALEYAETPEEIADCVLLKVDALMGKGKTEEAAKAMAIIPEGPFEHPSYVFLIGRAYYEIGQIDKAAPLIEEAVRRDPSSPDAQYYLGLVRDERGDQRGATESFLRARMLDAVRAAPPWSPSPEAFGRMVRSVIEKLDALLGRYVREAEVYVVDVPGAELVVDGVDPRAIMILDRLPPASSPDGANGVDTGRSVRIFVYQRNVERAAGSLDAIEDELSRALEREITSVFLESDEPPPKHQLN; from the coding sequence GTGAATCAACTCTCGGCCCACCTCGATCGCGGATGGGATTTGGCTCAAAAGGGGGATGCTACCGGCGCCATTGCGTGCGCACGTCGCGCCTTGGAGCTCGACCCGCAGTCACCTGAAGTCCACAACCTTCTGGGCTTCAGCGCGGCGTTGGCAGGTGACTGCGACGACGCGCTCGACCACTACAAGCAGGCCATTGCACTGGACGAAACCTACCTGGAGGCGATGCTCAACGCTGCAGAGATTCTCACCTATCCCATGGGCGAGTGGGACGAGGCGATCGCCATGTGCGAAGACGCGCTCGAATACGCGGAAACGCCCGAGGAGATTGCCGACTGCGTGCTCCTGAAGGTGGATGCACTCATGGGCAAAGGAAAGACCGAGGAGGCAGCCAAAGCCATGGCCATCATTCCCGAAGGACCGTTCGAACACCCCAGCTACGTTTTCCTGATCGGGCGGGCGTATTACGAGATTGGCCAGATTGACAAGGCCGCGCCCCTGATCGAGGAAGCCGTTCGCCGCGATCCTTCGTCGCCCGATGCGCAGTATTACTTGGGCCTCGTTCGGGACGAGCGGGGCGATCAACGCGGGGCCACCGAGTCGTTCCTTCGCGCGCGCATGCTCGATGCGGTGCGGGCTGCCCCGCCCTGGTCGCCGTCACCGGAGGCCTTCGGGCGCATGGTGCGGTCGGTCATCGAGAAGCTGGACGCCCTCCTCGGCCGTTACGTGCGCGAGGCCGAGGTGTACGTGGTGGACGTTCCGGGCGCGGAGCTCGTGGTCGACGGCGTCGATCCTCGGGCCATCATGATCCTGGACCGCCTCCCGCCCGCGAGCAGCCCCGATGGCGCCAACGGCGTTGACACCGGGCGCTCCGTCCGCATTTTCGTGTACCAGCGCAACGTCGAGCGGGCCGCCGGCTCCCTCGACGCCATCGAGGACGAGCTTTCGCGCGCCCTCGAACGCGAAATCACTTCGGTTTTCCTGGAGTCGGACGAACCCCCGCCGAAGCATCAATTGAACTAG
- a CDS encoding L,D-transpeptidase — translation MSDMEWPLPEGSRIKDPAREKVVRIGYLRKGSKVPVIPEAHRKSNCTDGWYELVQGGFVCGRYATLELNHPTIRLQAPHMPYMNAPLPYEYGYNLTHGMPLYRNIPSREERLEYEPWLSGRKPAPRPLQETATVDLDAGVARSIFATAAPPGVNPNDPLGMGAGPASDVDASTPWYMQSFDGGKPQITLDELRGEEGGPVVRRMVRGFFLALDKQEEHPENHSKWWKTTGGNVVPFERVVVQRLLTDFHGVWLQDMPPGIPTISGNPPNGDAGAGEAGAPQIVPLPTKLPVGFMLWRGHKWTLAEGNKRAVRGEALPRFTAVGLTGKSVSLGGFGYWETEEGWWMRNADGQIARATTPPKDLAPNEKWIDVNLKTQTVVLYQGAQPVYVTVASTGKKDPIKEKNHETKPGSFRIREKHIASTMDGDVASDGPYSIEDVPWIMYFNGSIALHGAFWHSNFGRERSHGCVNLSPLDARAIFQWTDPPLPEGWHGVMSTQERPGTRVVVREE, via the coding sequence ATGAGCGACATGGAATGGCCGCTCCCCGAAGGTTCGCGCATCAAGGATCCGGCCCGCGAGAAGGTGGTTCGCATCGGATACCTGCGGAAGGGTTCCAAAGTCCCGGTCATTCCCGAGGCCCATCGGAAATCGAACTGCACCGACGGCTGGTACGAGCTCGTGCAAGGCGGGTTCGTCTGCGGACGCTACGCCACGTTGGAGCTGAATCATCCGACGATCCGGCTGCAGGCCCCGCACATGCCGTACATGAATGCGCCGCTTCCCTACGAGTACGGCTACAACCTGACGCACGGGATGCCGCTTTACCGCAACATCCCCTCGCGCGAAGAGCGCCTCGAGTACGAGCCGTGGCTCTCCGGAAGAAAGCCTGCACCGCGCCCGCTCCAGGAAACGGCGACCGTGGACCTCGACGCCGGGGTCGCGCGCAGCATCTTTGCGACGGCCGCGCCGCCGGGGGTCAACCCCAACGACCCGCTGGGCATGGGCGCGGGCCCGGCCAGCGACGTGGACGCCTCGACGCCGTGGTACATGCAAAGCTTCGACGGCGGGAAGCCGCAGATCACGCTCGATGAGCTTCGCGGTGAAGAAGGCGGGCCCGTGGTGCGGCGCATGGTGCGCGGCTTCTTCCTGGCGCTGGACAAGCAGGAAGAGCATCCGGAAAACCACTCCAAGTGGTGGAAGACCACCGGCGGCAACGTCGTGCCGTTCGAGCGCGTGGTCGTGCAGCGCCTGTTGACCGATTTTCACGGGGTTTGGCTGCAGGATATGCCTCCGGGCATCCCGACCATCTCGGGCAATCCCCCCAACGGCGACGCCGGTGCGGGCGAGGCGGGTGCGCCGCAGATCGTCCCGCTCCCGACGAAGCTTCCCGTCGGGTTCATGCTCTGGCGCGGCCACAAGTGGACCTTGGCCGAGGGGAACAAGCGCGCCGTCCGCGGCGAAGCCCTCCCCCGCTTCACCGCGGTGGGGCTGACCGGCAAGAGCGTGAGCCTCGGTGGTTTCGGCTACTGGGAGACCGAGGAGGGCTGGTGGATGCGCAACGCCGATGGGCAGATTGCCCGCGCCACCACCCCGCCGAAGGACCTGGCCCCGAACGAGAAGTGGATCGACGTCAACCTGAAGACGCAGACCGTGGTCCTCTACCAGGGCGCCCAGCCGGTTTATGTCACGGTCGCTTCGACCGGGAAAAAAGATCCCATCAAAGAAAAGAACCACGAGACCAAGCCGGGCTCGTTCCGGATCCGCGAAAAGCACATTGCGTCGACCATGGATGGCGATGTCGCGAGCGACGGGCCCTACTCGATCGAGGACGTGCCCTGGATCATGTACTTCAACGGCAGCATCGCCCTGCACGGAGCCTTCTGGCACTCGAATTTCGGCCGGGAGCGCAGCCATGGCTGCGTGAACCTTTCTCCTTTGGACGCGCGCGCCATCTTCCAGTGGACGGATCCGCCCCTCCCGGAAGGCTGGCACGGGGTCATGAGCACGCAGGAACGGCCGGGTACGCGGGTGGTGGTCCGCGAGGAGTAA
- a CDS encoding response regulator: MIRVLVVEDDFRVAQVNAAFAERVPGFKVVGTARTAAEARQLARELSPDLVLLDSYLPDGSGIELLRELDADAILLTAASDAESVRAAFAAGALNYVIKPFTAEQLHDRLTAYAQYRAHLGVPTKTLSQEDIDRAFRLLHEGDRPPAAKGQSPVTAKLVGDALRAAEGPRSAAQLATDLGIARATVQRYLAALAQEGTVRMTLRYGATGRPEHQYEWDRR, translated from the coding sequence ATGATCCGCGTGCTCGTCGTCGAGGACGACTTTCGCGTGGCCCAGGTGAATGCCGCTTTTGCGGAACGTGTGCCGGGGTTCAAGGTCGTGGGAACCGCCCGCACCGCGGCCGAGGCACGTCAGCTCGCGCGCGAGCTTTCGCCCGATCTGGTGCTGCTCGATTCCTACTTGCCCGATGGTTCCGGCATCGAGCTTTTGCGCGAGCTCGACGCGGACGCCATTCTGCTCACCGCGGCCTCGGACGCCGAGTCGGTGCGTGCGGCGTTTGCCGCGGGCGCGTTGAACTACGTCATCAAGCCGTTCACGGCGGAGCAGCTGCACGACCGCCTCACCGCGTACGCGCAGTACCGCGCGCACCTCGGGGTGCCCACCAAGACGCTGTCGCAGGAGGACATCGACCGCGCCTTCCGCCTGCTTCACGAAGGCGACCGCCCGCCCGCCGCCAAAGGCCAATCCCCCGTCACGGCGAAGCTCGTGGGCGATGCCCTTCGCGCGGCCGAGGGCCCGCGCTCCGCCGCCCAACTGGCCACGGACCTCGGCATCGCCCGCGCGACGGTGCAACGCTACCTCGCCGCCCTGGCGCAAGAGGGCACGGTGCGCATGACCCTGCGCTACGGCGCCACCGGCCGACCCGAGCACCAATACGAGTGGGACCGGCGCTGA
- a CDS encoding ATP-binding protein: protein MAPVRMPFTRQMLLLQIGLVTLMVAVGFVLTAWILSDSLIEQYQRRALAVAESVSTDTVVGDAVANGDPEHVVQARAEAVRTATGAAFVVVTNRDGIRYAHPMPERLGQRVSTDHTEVVAGKKVSNLQHGTLGLSARGKVPLLDHTGAIVGEVSVGFNADGIYDRLWSLLRVAAPLAVAALLLGVAGSALLARLLKQRTFGLEPHELAELVQQREARRELDSIHRLDGALRAQRHEFANRLHALSGLLQLQHHQEAMEYVQALSGTPVLTPGTLSIPEEALRDPYLHAFLSAKTLAAQEKGVSLELAETTWITTKVIAPVAVTTVVGNLVDNALEAAKLGGRRPARVEVDLIADGATLHVSVTDTGDGVPERLRESIFLEGVSTRDGDGRGLGLALTRQAARSLGGDVRLTDPGGGDHGAVFVARLPEVLA, encoded by the coding sequence ATGGCGCCGGTGCGCATGCCCTTCACCCGGCAGATGCTGCTGCTTCAGATCGGGCTCGTCACCTTGATGGTGGCGGTGGGCTTCGTGCTCACGGCGTGGATCCTCAGTGACAGCTTGATCGAGCAATACCAACGGCGCGCGCTCGCCGTCGCGGAGAGCGTGTCGACGGATACGGTCGTCGGCGATGCCGTGGCCAACGGAGACCCCGAGCACGTCGTGCAAGCGCGCGCCGAGGCCGTACGCACGGCCACCGGCGCCGCGTTCGTCGTCGTCACGAACCGCGATGGCATCCGTTACGCGCACCCCATGCCGGAGCGACTCGGGCAGCGCGTCAGCACGGACCACACCGAGGTGGTCGCGGGCAAGAAGGTGAGCAATCTGCAACACGGCACCTTGGGCCTCTCGGCACGCGGCAAGGTGCCGCTCCTGGATCACACGGGCGCGATCGTCGGAGAGGTCAGCGTGGGCTTCAACGCCGACGGCATCTACGATCGACTTTGGTCGCTGCTGCGTGTGGCGGCGCCGCTGGCCGTGGCCGCCCTGCTGCTCGGCGTCGCGGGCTCGGCGCTGCTCGCGCGGCTGCTGAAGCAGCGCACCTTCGGCCTCGAACCGCACGAGCTCGCGGAGCTGGTGCAACAGCGCGAGGCGCGGCGCGAGCTGGACTCGATCCATCGCCTCGACGGTGCGCTCCGGGCGCAGCGGCACGAGTTCGCCAACCGACTGCACGCGCTCTCGGGCCTCTTGCAGTTGCAGCACCACCAAGAGGCCATGGAGTACGTGCAGGCGCTCTCGGGCACGCCCGTGTTGACGCCGGGCACCTTGTCCATTCCGGAGGAGGCGCTGCGCGATCCCTACCTGCACGCGTTTCTCTCGGCGAAAACGCTGGCGGCGCAGGAAAAGGGCGTTTCGCTGGAGCTCGCCGAGACGACGTGGATCACGACCAAAGTGATCGCGCCGGTGGCGGTGACCACGGTGGTGGGCAACCTCGTCGACAACGCGCTGGAGGCGGCCAAGCTGGGCGGCCGGCGACCTGCCCGCGTCGAGGTCGATCTCATCGCCGACGGCGCGACGTTGCACGTCTCGGTGACCGACACCGGTGACGGCGTGCCCGAACGGCTGCGCGAGTCCATCTTTCTCGAGGGCGTGTCCACCCGGGATGGCGACGGCCGCGGCCTTGGCCTCGCGCTCACGCGGCAGGCGGCGCGGAGCCTCGGCGGGGACGTGCGGCTGACCGATCCTGGCGGCGGGGATCACGGCGCGGTGTTCGTGGCGCGTTTGCCCGAGGTGCTCGCATGA
- a CDS encoding ABC transporter ATP-binding protein: protein MTDKPADPLIEIRGATKRFRSAGGVHTAVRDLTMTVGRGEFVAVAGPTGCGKSTTLSLVSGLELATEGETRVRGQLVNGIPSGVGYMFQNDAILPWRTVLDNVAIGPRYRGASKVHARELARAWVEKVGLAGFEDYYPHQLSGGMRKRVALAQTLVNEPSILLMDEPFSALDVQTRALMQDELLRLWSGTGAAVIFVTHDLEEAIVLADRVVVMTCGPATVKGSFAVPLARPRHVEDIRLTTEFLEIYKEIWESLRQEVDKTRARGARRVA, encoded by the coding sequence ATGACCGACAAGCCTGCAGATCCCTTGATTGAAATCCGCGGTGCCACCAAGCGGTTCCGAAGTGCCGGCGGTGTGCATACGGCGGTGCGCGATCTCACCATGACGGTGGGACGCGGGGAGTTCGTCGCGGTGGCGGGTCCCACCGGCTGCGGAAAATCCACGACCCTGTCGTTGGTGTCGGGCCTGGAGCTCGCCACCGAGGGCGAGACGCGTGTGCGCGGGCAACTCGTGAACGGCATTCCCAGCGGCGTGGGCTACATGTTCCAGAACGACGCCATCCTGCCCTGGCGAACGGTGCTCGACAACGTGGCCATCGGCCCGCGCTACCGCGGGGCGTCCAAAGTCCACGCGCGCGAGCTGGCCCGCGCGTGGGTCGAAAAGGTGGGCCTCGCGGGCTTCGAGGATTACTACCCGCACCAGCTCTCCGGCGGCATGCGCAAGCGCGTCGCCCTGGCGCAGACGCTGGTGAACGAGCCGTCGATCCTCCTGATGGACGAGCCCTTCAGCGCGCTCGACGTGCAGACACGCGCGCTCATGCAGGACGAACTGTTGCGACTTTGGTCGGGCACCGGCGCGGCGGTGATCTTCGTCACGCACGATCTCGAGGAGGCCATCGTGCTGGCCGATCGCGTGGTGGTGATGACCTGTGGTCCCGCGACCGTGAAAGGCTCTTTTGCCGTGCCGCTGGCGCGCCCGCGCCACGTGGAGGACATCCGCCTCACCACCGAGTTCCTGGAGATCTACAAAGAGATCTGGGAATCGCTGCGTCAGGAAGTCGACAAGACCCGAGCGCGAGGTGCCCGCCGTGTCGCTTGA
- a CDS encoding ABC transporter permease, translating to MSLDGRTLKIWALRLALVVAWLASWELTATYWIDPFFYSKPSLVWQKLVEWFVLGTSQGTIWEQIEVTLEEAVFGFVLGSVAGVMLGILLGQKPVLADIFSPFIKAANAVPRIVLASLFVIWFGLIGQTSKIATAFVLVFFAVFFNAFQGAREVDKNLVNNARILGASPFQILTTIVVPSATSWILASLHSAFGFALIGAVVGEVVGADKGLGLLINRSQGNFDSAGIYAGMIVVTVLALVAEWVLTALEKRLLKWRPPSASTDTQV from the coding sequence GTGTCGCTTGATGGTCGAACGCTGAAAATCTGGGCGCTTCGCCTGGCGCTGGTGGTCGCATGGCTCGCGAGCTGGGAGCTCACGGCGACGTATTGGATCGACCCATTCTTTTATTCCAAGCCGTCGCTCGTCTGGCAAAAGCTGGTCGAGTGGTTCGTGCTGGGCACGAGCCAGGGCACCATTTGGGAGCAGATCGAGGTCACCTTGGAGGAAGCCGTTTTTGGCTTCGTGCTAGGCTCGGTCGCCGGCGTCATGTTGGGCATTTTGCTCGGACAAAAGCCGGTGCTCGCGGACATCTTTTCGCCGTTCATCAAAGCCGCGAATGCGGTTCCGCGCATCGTCCTGGCGTCGTTGTTCGTGATTTGGTTCGGCCTCATCGGGCAGACCTCGAAGATTGCGACGGCGTTCGTCTTGGTGTTCTTCGCCGTCTTCTTCAATGCCTTCCAAGGCGCGCGCGAGGTGGACAAGAACCTGGTGAACAATGCACGGATTCTCGGGGCGAGTCCGTTTCAGATTTTGACGACGATCGTCGTTCCCAGCGCCACGTCGTGGATCCTCGCCTCGCTGCACTCGGCCTTTGGCTTTGCGCTGATCGGTGCGGTGGTCGGCGAGGTCGTCGGCGCCGACAAGGGCTTGGGCCTGTTGATCAATCGCTCGCAGGGCAATTTCGATTCGGCGGGCATCTATGCCGGCATGATCGTGGTCACCGTGCTCGCATTGGTGGCCGAATGGGTTCTCACGGCGCTGGAAAAGCGTCTCTTGAAATGGCGCCCGCCGTCGGCGAGCACGGACACGCAGGTGTGA
- a CDS encoding ABC transporter substrate-binding protein: MSIRRSALFALVLLAASAAGCRDSRRGGDKGPLTIIVGGIDKVIYLPAKLSEQLGYFKEEGLEVRLLSEQAGATAEISLIAGDAQGVVGFYDHTIDLQTKGKCITSVVQMANIPGEVEVVSTAKAETIKSPADFKGKKLGFTSPGSSTDFLTQYLALRHGIPTSQYTGVKAGAGSTFIAALDQGSIDAGMTTDPTVAQLLSTGKAKVMLDMRTEDGTKAALGGLYPASALYMNCDYVALHKPVVQKLVNALVKGLRFIRDHAAEDIAAKMPADFGGGNPAIYVKAIHDSKSMFNADGRMSKEGAQNVLEVLSHCSPSVKGKRNYIDLAKTYTTEFVDKVGVTP, encoded by the coding sequence ATGAGCATTCGTCGATCGGCGTTGTTCGCCCTGGTTCTTCTCGCGGCTTCGGCCGCCGGCTGCCGCGACTCACGGCGCGGCGGGGACAAGGGGCCGCTCACCATCATCGTCGGCGGCATCGACAAGGTGATTTACCTGCCGGCGAAACTCAGTGAGCAATTGGGCTATTTCAAAGAGGAGGGCCTGGAGGTCCGGCTTCTTTCCGAACAGGCCGGCGCGACGGCGGAAATCTCGCTCATCGCCGGTGATGCGCAGGGGGTGGTGGGCTTTTACGACCACACGATCGACCTGCAAACCAAGGGCAAATGCATCACCAGCGTGGTGCAGATGGCCAACATCCCCGGCGAGGTCGAAGTCGTTTCGACGGCGAAGGCGGAGACCATCAAGAGCCCCGCTGACTTCAAAGGAAAGAAGCTTGGCTTCACCAGCCCCGGCTCCTCCACCGATTTTCTCACCCAGTACTTGGCCTTGCGGCACGGTATCCCGACGTCGCAGTACACGGGGGTGAAGGCGGGCGCGGGGTCGACCTTCATCGCTGCGCTCGACCAGGGCAGCATCGACGCGGGCATGACCACGGATCCGACGGTGGCGCAGCTCCTGAGCACCGGCAAGGCCAAGGTGATGCTGGACATGCGCACCGAGGATGGCACCAAGGCCGCGTTGGGCGGGCTCTATCCTGCGAGCGCGCTGTACATGAACTGCGACTACGTGGCCCTCCACAAGCCGGTGGTCCAAAAGCTCGTCAATGCGCTGGTGAAGGGGTTGCGCTTCATCCGCGACCACGCGGCGGAGGACATCGCGGCGAAGATGCCCGCCGACTTCGGCGGCGGGAACCCGGCGATTTACGTCAAGGCGATTCACGATAGCAAGTCGATGTTCAACGCCGATGGGCGCATGTCCAAAGAGGGCGCACAGAACGTGCTCGAGGTGTTGAGCCACTGTTCTCCCTCCGTCAAAGGCAAGAGGAACTACATCGATCTGGCCAAGACGTACACGACCGAGTTCGTCGACAAAGTCGGGGTCACGCCATGA
- a CDS encoding FKBP-type peptidyl-prolyl cis-trans isomerase, which produces MEIVDEVVGTGREAKSGDKVKVHYTGTLMNGKKFDSSRDRGDPFDFKLGAGQVIKGWDQGVAGMKVGGKRKLTIPYDLAYGEAGHPPDIPAKAALKFDVELIAVE; this is translated from the coding sequence TTGGAAATCGTCGACGAGGTCGTCGGGACCGGCCGCGAGGCGAAGTCCGGTGACAAGGTCAAGGTGCACTACACGGGCACGTTGATGAATGGGAAGAAGTTCGACAGCTCGCGCGATCGCGGCGATCCTTTCGACTTCAAGCTCGGCGCCGGCCAGGTCATCAAGGGCTGGGATCAAGGGGTCGCCGGGATGAAGGTCGGCGGCAAGCGCAAGCTCACCATCCCGTACGACTTGGCCTACGGAGAGGCCGGGCACCCGCCCGACATTCCGGCGAAGGCGGCGTTGAAGTTCGATGTCGAGCTCATTGCGGTCGAATAA
- a CDS encoding PrsW family intramembrane metalloprotease, producing the protein MNHAPYRWLLWLSTAWTLCLFCVGCGELQLAQTHDVELVYRATAPAAKDTAARVRARLGAARVPADVREKDGEIHVTVDHDLAESADTYLRWRGGVTLHRVDEVGRPLEPPLVDFADRIARVEASRHGHDLTIFTTVTMRTPPKEPLAIVLAGKVLATQRIENAPSLTVSFGDDLDSYARADRARMLIGSPSLPALTQVATQAVPPRWGIGILGLLLPILLSVGWLSFVRRFDRARPEPGWLVGVTFALGGVSALLAGVVQYGLIHLSPYLHPTTMTFGGQLVAAPLALLVFTVVVGLTEEGSKWLGVWSFARHRREFDEPVDGIVYGVASSLGFAAVENIRYFALGRLATGLVVLRTFTSLPAHMFFGAIWGYALGRKLVAPRTSNLKFVLLAALCHGAYDTFLSVHRLEYATLLLHFALTTLFVALLRRALRRGVVAPGGSVPESSRRLSFALGSSKIFALWAISLHLVAVAIVALGLYFDARSQSVNLAFLTAGTGLLVLFAVAAHGLVATLPLEAVVDENGVTFGGASRSWDEIRSFDRYRAPVSLGVVGEAYEIVVHSSKGPLRIGPGSDDATTTLAACLSSFIRPQ; encoded by the coding sequence ATGAATCACGCACCCTACCGCTGGTTACTTTGGCTTTCCACTGCGTGGACGCTTTGTCTTTTTTGTGTCGGCTGCGGGGAGCTTCAGCTCGCACAGACGCACGACGTGGAGCTCGTTTACCGAGCGACCGCGCCCGCTGCGAAGGACACCGCAGCGCGGGTGCGGGCCCGGCTTGGTGCGGCGCGGGTGCCGGCCGATGTTCGTGAAAAGGACGGCGAGATCCACGTCACCGTGGACCACGACCTCGCCGAGTCGGCCGACACGTATCTGCGGTGGCGCGGCGGCGTGACCCTGCATCGCGTGGACGAGGTGGGAAGGCCCCTCGAGCCACCGCTGGTGGACTTCGCCGACCGAATCGCCCGCGTGGAAGCTTCGCGGCATGGGCACGATCTGACGATTTTCACCACGGTGACGATGCGCACCCCGCCGAAGGAGCCGCTGGCCATCGTGCTCGCGGGCAAAGTCCTCGCGACGCAGCGGATCGAGAACGCCCCTTCCCTGACGGTCTCCTTCGGCGACGATCTCGATTCCTACGCGCGCGCGGACCGTGCGCGCATGCTCATCGGCAGCCCCTCCCTGCCCGCGCTCACGCAGGTCGCGACCCAAGCGGTCCCGCCGCGCTGGGGCATTGGCATCCTGGGCCTCCTTTTGCCGATCCTGCTCTCCGTCGGGTGGCTCTCGTTCGTGCGCCGCTTCGATCGCGCGCGCCCCGAGCCCGGGTGGCTCGTCGGCGTGACCTTCGCGCTGGGCGGTGTGAGCGCGCTGCTGGCGGGGGTGGTTCAATATGGACTTATTCATCTAAGTCCGTATCTGCACCCGACGACGATGACCTTCGGTGGCCAGCTCGTGGCCGCCCCGCTCGCCCTGCTCGTCTTCACCGTGGTGGTGGGGCTCACGGAGGAAGGCTCCAAGTGGCTCGGCGTATGGTCGTTCGCGCGCCACCGGCGCGAGTTCGACGAGCCCGTCGATGGCATCGTCTACGGCGTGGCGTCCTCGCTGGGGTTCGCGGCCGTGGAGAACATCCGCTACTTTGCCCTGGGGCGCCTCGCCACGGGGCTGGTGGTGTTGCGTACGTTCACCAGCCTCCCGGCGCACATGTTCTTCGGCGCCATCTGGGGATACGCCCTCGGGCGCAAGCTCGTGGCGCCCCGCACCAGCAACCTCAAATTCGTGCTCCTCGCCGCCCTTTGCCATGGCGCGTACGACACGTTCCTCTCGGTGCACCGCCTCGAGTACGCCACCTTGCTCCTGCACTTCGCACTCACGACGCTCTTCGTCGCGCTTTTGCGGCGTGCACTCCGCCGCGGGGTGGTCGCGCCGGGCGGCTCGGTGCCCGAATCGTCCCGGCGGCTCTCGTTCGCGCTGGGCTCGTCCAAGATTTTCGCGCTCTGGGCGATTTCGCTCCACCTCGTCGCGGTGGCCATCGTCGCCTTGGGCCTCTACTTCGACGCGCGAAGCCAGAGCGTGAACCTCGCGTTCCTGACCGCCGGCACCGGCCTTCTCGTCTTGTTTGCCGTGGCCGCGCACGGCCTCGTGGCCACCCTGCCGCTCGAGGCCGTGGTCGACGAAAACGGCGTCACCTTCGGCGGGGCGAGCCGCTCGTGGGACGAGATTCGCAGCTTCGACCGCTACCGCGCCCCCGTCTCCTTGGGTGTGGTCGGCGAGGCGTACGAGATCGTCGTGCACTCGTCCAAGGGGCCGCTGCGCATCGGGCCCGGGAGCGACGATGCCACGACGACCCTCGCCGCCTGCCTATCGTCCTTTATTCGACCGCAATGA